A single Glycine soja cultivar W05 chromosome 14, ASM419377v2, whole genome shotgun sequence DNA region contains:
- the LOC114384450 gene encoding serine acetyltransferase 1, chloroplastic-like, with the protein MMRRRSLVTASPKQGSVFFVGHDNNPTIHPHTHTLLTPSPKQVTENHNHSKTFKPSSNHNRVNTLHTGSTVQHVEADEAVELDVLWTKMQEEAKLDVTVEPFLSDYYNTSILSHNSLQTALANHLAMKLSNSSLPSSILSDLFVTVLETDKSIMDAVKSDLRVVKELDPACISHVHCFLNFKGFLACQAHRVAHKLWLQGRKILAVTIQNRVSQVFAVDVHPGARIGSGILLDHATGIVVGETAVIGNNVPILHGVTLGGTGKVSGDRHPKIGDGVLIGAGTCILGNIKVGDGAKIGAGSVVIKDVPPRTTVVGNPAKLVGGKNSSVKLDKIPIFTMDHTSHIADFYDYCV; encoded by the coding sequence ATGATGAGAAGGCGTTCCCTTGTGACTGCATCACCAAAACAAGGGTCCGTCTTCTTTGTTGGCCACGACAACAACCCAACAATTCATCCTCACACTCACACCCTTCTGACTCCATCACCAAAACAAGTCACAGAAAACCATAATCACTCCAAAACCTTCAAACCCAGTTCCAATCACAACAGGGTCAACACCTTGCACACTGGTTCCACCGTACAACATGTTGAAGCGGATGAGGCCGTTGAACTGGATGTGTTGTGGACGAAGATGCAGGAAGAAGCCAAACTCGATGTCACTGTGGAACCCTTTTTGTCTGATTACTACAACACTTCCATTCTCTCTCACAACTCACTGCAAACCGCGTTGGCCAATCACCTTGCCATGAAACTCAGCAACTCAAGCCTCCCAAGCAGCATACTTTCTGATCTTTTTGTGACGGTTTTGGAGACTGATAAATCCATCATGGATGCTGTGAAGAGTGATCTGAGAGTGGTGAAGGAGCTAGACCCTGCTTGCATAAGCCACGTGCACTGCTTCTTGAACTTCAAAGGCTTTCTGGCGTGCCAGGCTCACAGGGTGGCTCACAAGCTATGGCTTCAGGGAAGGAAGATTCTTGCTGTGACGATTCAGAACCGGGTTTCCCAGGTTTTCGCGGTGGATGTTCATCCGGGGGCTAGGATTGGAAGTGGGATTTTGCTGGATCATGCGACTGGTATTGTGGTGGGAGAGACTGCTGTGATAGGGAACAATGTGCCAATTCTGCATGGTGTCACTTTGGGAGGGACTGGTAAGGTTTCTGGGGACAGGCACCCAAAGATTGGTGATGGGGTGCTGATTGGTGCTGGAACTTGTATCTTGGGGAATATTAAGGTTGGTGATGGGGCCAAGATTGGTGCTGGTTCTGTGGTTATTAAGGATGTTCCTCCAAGGACTACTGTTGTCGGGAACCCAGCAAAGCTGGTAGGAGGGAAGAACAGCTCTGTTAAGTTGGATAAGATTCCTATCTTCACCATGGACCATACTTCACATATTGCTGACTTTTATGATTATTGTGTTTAG